In Stomoxys calcitrans chromosome 2, idStoCalc2.1, whole genome shotgun sequence, the following proteins share a genomic window:
- the LOC106080660 gene encoding odorant receptor 49a-like — protein MLNSVFCLLSQLYCLTFIAKEVFLLIALGVPDLPLLLRLISGLQYAVFALSKFVCFKWRLKDAADVYMKLMEIYPKTSLEHRLYRVIDFFWPKKILIVIYLYLGSIFFIGISPLLEGVVMYLVDCLRVGLGNAEFAYIKLYDIPYGFNHRRPFSYMVTYMMEVFHVQFVLIANVCPDIWLLCFTMQLCMHFNYLARIMEEYEPDESAPKKDQQFIAEFVKKHQIVLNIGQNVKDLFSVLLLIVFMSIATTLCCAGVYTLTQGLGRELLEYCAFLPCAIGNFFLICYYGQQLATYSEKVADAAYNHPWYNGSQSYKKTILIIMIRASRAVELNAYGLKPICLDAFKMLMGESYRVFAVLKQTMLD, from the exons ATGTTAAATTCAGTGTTTTGTTTACTAAGCCAATTGTATTGTCTCACCTTCATAGCGAAGGAGGTATTTTTGCTGATTGCTCTTGGAGTGCCCGATTTGCCCTTATTGCTAAGGCTAATATCGGGATTGCAATATGCCGTTTTTGCTCTCTCAAAATTTGTGTGCTTTAAATGGCGTTTAAAAGATGCAGCAGACGTATATATGAAACTTATGGAAATATATCCAAAAACGTCACTTGAACATCGTTTGTATCGTGTGATAGACTTTTTTTGgcctaaaaaaattttgattgttatttatttgtatttgggtTCTATTTTCTTCATCGGAATCTCGCCGCTGCTTGAAGGTGTTGTTATGTATTTGGTGGATTGCCTGCGTGTGGGCTTGGGAAACGCTGAATTTGCTTATATCAAATTGTATGATATTCCATATGGTTTTAATCATCGACGGCCTTTTTCGTACATGGTCACCTATATGATGGAGGTATTTCATGTGCAGTTTGTCTTAATCGCAAATGTATGCCCCGATATTTGGCTATTGTGTTTTACAATGCAATTGTGTATGCACTTCAACTATTTGGCTCGCATTATGGAAGAATATGAACCAGACGAAAGTGCACCGAAGAAAGATCAACAATTCATAGCAGAATTTGTTAAGAAACATCAGATAGTCTTAAA CATTGGTCAAAATGTGAAAGATCTTTTCAGTGTTTTATTGTTAATTGTGTTTATGTCCATTGCTACAACTCTATGCTGTGCTGGAGTTTACACTTTAACTCAAGGTCTAGGCAGGGAACTTCTGGAATATTGCGCCTTTTTGCCATGTGCCATTGGGAATTTTTTCTTGATTTGTTATTATGGACAACAACTGGCCACCTAT AGTGAAAAAGTGGCTGATGCTGCTTACAATCATCCCTGGTACAATGGTTCGCAATCGTATAAAAAGACAATTCTCATAATAATGATACGTGCCTCAAGAGCTGTGGAATTGAATGCTTATGGATTGAAACCCATTTGTTTGGATGCCtttaaaatg cTAATGGGCGAAAGTTATCGTGTTTTTGCTGTACTGAAGCAAACTATGCTGGATTGA